AAAAGGTGAACATGCTGAGGCAAAGAAAACGTTACACTAGCTTGCTGTGCTATCTTTACTAGGCTGCACCGGTAACAGAAGTCTAATGAATTAAGGCGTTATATTTTAAGTCAACCCTTTGATTCAGCAGGGCACATTAGCTGTAATCAACAGCATAGAACAAGAATGATAAATAATGGCCAGATACCTTTAGTGAATGCTGGTGTGTTCAGTCGTACACCTTGAATTTGCATCTCATCTGTGAGCGCGAAGCCTCGGTCCGCCATCACAACATCACCATGTCCAAGGTAGTGACTGATGCCACTGTCATTTGTTATGAATTTGTCCGAGGCACGCCCTCCGTAAGCTTTGGACACGAACATAATGAACCCGTTTGGGGCAATTGCTACAAGGAACTTTACAGTATTGTGAGCTTTGTAACTGCTGTATGTTTGTGCCCTTGCCATCAGCTTTTTTGGACGCTGCAGAAACACTTCAGTACAATCCAAGATGCATGTTGTGTCATCATGCTTGTTTTCCACAAAGGACTGCGGCATGCTGTTCTGTATGCACGATTTCGGCAGCCATATAACAACGTTCTTCATGATTTTGCTGAGCAAATCCAGCATGTATAAAACGTTGTTGCTGACAGTCGACACAGACACCTTGAAAATTCGTGCAAGGTGTCCATGCAGCAGCCCAAGGCGAAGCCTCATTAGACACATTATTAATTGGTCAGCACGTGTTAGGGCACTTGGCTTCTTTGCCAAAGCAGACACCGCTTTCACAAGCTTTTGAAACACTATCTGGGATACGCCAGTATAAAATGTGATATCATCTCCAGTTAAAGACTCAGCAAATGATTTTCCCCTGAATCCAATGGGCAGATACTGGACATATGTGTGGTCGTCATACGGGTTGGCTTCCCACTGTGTCCACTGGTCACGTGTTTGCACCTGCAGGCAAAGAAACATAAGCTTCAGAACCCTGCAGGTTCTTTGTATTGAGTATATGGTGAGGCTGAACAAACAATGATAAACACACACATATTTGTAATAGTATACATAAGTGTGTCTACCATGCAGGAGTTGCTGTCAGTGGATAATACACTATCAAGTATGTACAGGTCAACTGTACACAGGACACAGGACAACTGTACACTCTTTCTTTGCCAGCACTCGAACAACACACCCAGATTTGCATGCACATAAATACCCGATAAACTTTACGAGAGGATGACCACAGCTGTAGCTCAATTAGTCGAGAATCAGGCATGATATCCAAAGGTTGCAGGTTTGGTCCCTGCCAGTGGGaagttgtcttttcatccacttcACTTGCTTCACATCTGTGTCACAATTACTACAATACATTTAAAAAGTACAATTAACGTGCCCCTTCACATTTTTTGGCTTCATTATCTCCTGGTTTTCATTAAACACATGTGTTTTAGGTATACATGCACATATACACTCCACAGCATTTAGACTTACATGATGCTTCTGGCGTTCACCACTTGTGTCATTGAAGTCTTGCATGTCAGTGCCTGTGTCCTGCTCCTCAGCAGAGGCAGCGCAAGCTTCTGCAGGAATCTGCAGTAATATGAAAACAATGCTTTGAATGCATTACTCTCACCTTAGATGTGGTACCACAGTTGCCAGTCTACCATGTTGAGTGTAAGATACGTACAGGTGGGGCCAGTGTAACGTGGCAAAGATGCAAGATGGCATCCGCAGCAGCCAGAGTTGCATTTTCCTCTTGCTCCTGAAACAATTATTTTTGGATGTGACACACATGCACTACCGGTATAATACAAATATACATGCCACAGCATTTACAACAGTACTGACAATTGGGTGAGTTGGTACTGATTCATGACTGGCTGCGCAATACACACATGGGCAAGAAATAAATAGACACCACGGGTGCAAACTCGCAACTGTTTTATTGGACACGACGAAATGCACTTTCATTATCTTCATGAAACACAGACACCCCCGGCGGTGGACACGAATAACTCTGAGAAAAaactagataaacatattcaacAGTCCTATGTCATTTAAGCAATACAAACAAAACCCAAAGGAAACTCTTAACAAACTTGTGGCTGACGTCACACATCTGTCGCAGGATTTCTACACGTGCTCCGCAAGTAATCAAATTCCTTATCGCACAACGTGATGGACGCGGACTCGGACACTTCTCTTCCATATTTCAATATAGAAGGCTTCAATTAATTCCCCGTTTATTTTTTGCCGGTCTGTTGACAGAATCTTTGCGATTGGAAACAATGGTGAGCAGCCGCATGAACTACAATGAGCGACCAGATGTGTGCGTGCTGAACTACGTAATGCAGTGTTGCAACAACCCAGGCTCAGGAGCATGACTCCGCAACACCAGGCTACGGGACACAATTCCCGTGTTATTGTAGTTCATACGGCTACACATCAATGTTCACAGACACAAAGATTCTTTTGACAGACCAACAAAAAATAAATGGGGAATTCATTGAAGCCTTCCATATAAGAAATATGGGAGATAAGTGTGTGTCACTTCTGTGACTCGCAATGTCCGATAAGGAATTCGTTTTCTTGCGGAGCACGTGTAGAAATCCTGCTACAGATGTGTGACGTCAGCGTCAAGTTTGTTTCGAGTTTCCTCTAggttttgtttgtttggtttAGATGACATAGGACTgttgaatatgtttatctagttTTTTTCTCATAGTTATTCGTGTCTGCTGCCGGAGGTGTGTGTGTTTCATGAAGACAATAAAAGTGCATTTCGTCATGTCCAATAAAACAGTTGTGACTTTGCGCCCGTTGTGTCTATATCCTTGTCTATGTGTGTATTACCACAACCAGTCATGAAGCATTTACACTTACATGCTGCTTCTGGCATTCACCACTTCTGTCGTGAAAACCTTGCTGCTCACTGCCCGAGTCCTGCTCCTCAGAAGGAGCAGCGTGAGCTTGCGCAGGCATCTGCAGCAATATGAAAACAGTGCTTTgaatgcattgctttgttttgtttagaTGACATAGGACTgttgaatatgtttatctagttttttttttttcatagttatTCGTGTCTGCTGCCGGAAATGTGTGTGTTTCATGAAGACAATAAAAGTGCATTTCGTCATGTCCAATAAAACAGTTGTGACTTTGTGCCCGTTGTGTCTATATCCTTCTTGTCTGTGTGTGTATTACCACAGCCAGTCATGAAGCATTTACACCTACATGCTGCTTCTGGCATTCACCACTTCTGTCATGAAAACCTTGCTGCTCACTGCCCGAGTCCTGCTCCTCAGAAGGAGCAGCGTGAGCTTGCGCAGGCATCTGCAGCAATATGAAAACAGTGCTTTgaatgcattgctttgttttgtttagaTGACATAGGACTgttgaatatgtttatctagtttttttttttcatagttatTCGTGTCTGCTGCCGGAAATGTGTGTGTTTCATGAAGACAATAAAAGTGCATTTCGTCATGTCCAATAAAACAGTTGTGACTTTGTGCCCGTTGTGTCTATATCCTTCTTGTCTGTGTGTGTATTACCACAGCCAGTCATGAAGCATTTACACCTACATGCTGCTTCTGGCATTCACCACTTCTGTCATGAAAACCTTGCTGCTCACTGCCCGAGCCCTGCTCCTCAGAAGGAGCAGCGTGAGCTTGTGCAGGCATCTGCAGCAATATGAAAACAGTGCTTTGAATGCAttgctttgtttgttttgtttagaTGACATAGGACTgttgaatatgtttatctagttTTTTTCTCATAGTTATTCGTGTCTGCTGCCGGAGGTGTGTGTGTTTCATGAAGACAATAAAAGTGCATTTCGTCATGTCCAATAAAACAGTTGTGACTTTGCGCCCGTTGTGTCTATATCCTTGTCTATGTGTGTATTACCACAGCCAGTCATGAAGCATTTACACTTACATGCTGCTTCTGGCATTCACCACTTCTGTCGTGAAATCCTTGCTGCTCACTGCCCGAGTCCTGCTCCTCAGAAGGAGCAGCGTGAGCTTCCACAGGCATCTGCAGCAATATGAAAACAGTGCTTTGAATGCATTGCCCTCGACAGAAATGTCGTACCACAGTTAGGAGCATACCACGTCTAATGTCAAATACGTGCGAGTGTGTGTCTTTTCTTGCCACAAGAAGATTAGCACCATAGGTAGCATTTCAAGAACACCCCATTTTATTTCATCAGCGTTTCGGTCAGAGCCCGACGTTTTTTTATGAAAATGGTCTGGTTCCAACAGAAATGTCGACAAAATAAATGAAGTCTTCTTGAAGTGCTACCTCTGGTAATTTGTATTTATACACAAATACACACGTATATTTATTCGCCAGTATCATTGCACATTTTCTATAGCATTTCTGCCTATGCAATGAAAATGCAACATACAAACAACTAAACGTCAGGCCCCACTAACAATGATGCTGAATAATAGATCGAAACGCTGCGCAGCAGAGGCGAGGGCAGTGATTTGCAAAACATGACTGTTGCAAGCGCTTGCAGCGTCGTGCTCGCACAAGTGCGGTGACTGATGCACTGTGCGTGCGAGATCACTAGTAAATGCAGTAGTTATTCGTCATAAGCACGGTTGGACGAGCGGCAGTTTTTCCATCACCGCCTCCCCCCTCGTCTCTTGGGACGTCGGTAGTACAAATGAAAAGTGAACAAGCGAGCGCGGTGCGATGTTGTGGAGAAATCCTGCATTTACTCGCTAGCCCATATGTTGGTTCATTGGCGGCAGCTGCCCGCTCGCAACTGGCACGAAAGTAGCCTTCCGAGACAACTTTCCGTGTACATACCTTCATAGAAGCGGCAGCACAGAGCAAACGCAGCCCTTCGCTGGAGGTGTCATCCTGTAAGCGTACGATAGAAAACGTCGTCTCGCAATCACGGCGTTAACAAGAAATTACACAGTTctcgtaggaaaaaaaaaaaagaaagagttcaACCTTTTCCTGGCAAGCGTCCTTGGGAAAGTCGGCTTTTCCTGTGTCGAGATTGTGAATGCCTAATGGTGAGGCTGGTGCTACGTTCTCAGCTGTCCTCTGAAAAAGCACCACCAATTACTAACGGTTCGGTCGCTAAGAAGCCTCGTAATACCTTTTTCTTTAACTGTGGACCGTCGTGCTTTACTACACGTCTTCGTCCTTTGAGTACCTATAATGAGTAATTTTGCATCATCCAGTAAGAGACGCTTCGACTGCCATGTGCTTTACCAAGTCTTACCTTTCTTTCGTATCCGAGGCGAAGCATCGGCACGGGGTTTAGATCGGTGCGCTTGCCGTCAACAAAATG
This Dermacentor silvarum isolate Dsil-2018 chromosome 6, BIME_Dsil_1.4, whole genome shotgun sequence DNA region includes the following protein-coding sequences:
- the LOC119455001 gene encoding uncharacterized protein LOC119455001 → MPAQAHAAPSEEQDSGSEQQGFHDRSGECQKQHEQEENATLAAADAILHLCHVTLAPPIPAEACAASAEEQDTGTDMQDFNDTSGERQKHHVQTRDQWTQWEANPYDDHTYVQYLPIGFRGKSFAESLTGDDITFYTGVSQIVFQKLVKAVSALAKKPSALTRADQLIMCLMRLRLGLLHGHLARIFKVSVSTVSNNVLYMLDLLSKIMKNVVIWLPKSCIQNSMPQSFVENKHDDTTCILDCTEVFLQRPKKLMARAQTYSSYKAHNTVKFLVAIAPNGFIMFVSKAYGGRASDKFITNDSGISHYLGHGDVVMADRGFALTDEMQIQGVRLNTPAFTKGKPQLTNKEVTSTRRIASVRIHVERAINRLKTYRIFKQALPIRSKKTISKMVFVCAGLCNFKSDLIKKPGV
- the LOC119455002 gene encoding uncharacterized protein LOC119455002 — translated: MSFKNSLSTGHHCVVYGCSYNQKKRNAARKELCGTHNVLQEVCGCNVYLLHRFPADADLKRQWVAAVNRKDFVPSPSSRLCSAHFVDGKRTDLNPVPMLRLGYERKVLKGRRRVVKHDGPQLKKKRTAENVAPASPLGIHNLDTGKADFPKDACQEKDDTSSEGLRLLCAAASMKVCTRKVVSEGYFRASCERAAAANEPTYGLASKCRISPQHRTMPVEAHAAPSEEQDSGSEQQGFHDRSGECQKQHMPAQAHAAPSEEQGSGSEQQGFHDRSGECQKQHMPAQAHAAPSEEQDSGSEQQGFHDRSGECQKQHVGVNAS